The region TTGCTGACCTGCGGGTTTGCATGATCTGGAAGCGGATCTGCCCAAGTTTTCGCCGGAAGACGAGGCAAAAGCCTTGCTGCACTGTGAGGAGGTGGACGGCTGATGACCGTTGCGATGCAGGAGCAGAGGGTGATGATCTCGCCGGACTATGTGGACAGCTGCGCGGCTGTGATTGAAAAATCCGGTGCTCACCAAATGATTGATTTCTATTTTCACCAGGACCGTGGCGTGGGCGGACGCAAATCCACCGGGCCACAGTATTCGATGCTGGGTGTGCTTACTGTGGGTTTGGCTTTGATTGGGATTCGGCGTGTGCCCTCGATGGCGGAGATCTGGCGCACTCTATGGACCCTGGACCCTGTTCAGCAGGCCCGGCTTGATCTAGATCTTTCTTGCTGCGAGGGCTCGTATCGCGCTTTTGCCATGTGGCTGACGCGACGAATTGAGCCACTTGATTCACTGCCGGACGCTCCTGCGCGTCGTGTGAAAAATGGGGATCATCGTCGAATGATGGCCGCGCGCTCTCCGGAGCAAGAACAAGCCTCTGAGGTTGCATCTGAAAGGCTCCACCAAGTTGTCAACGCCTTGGTGGCAGGCTCAATTCACGAGCAAGCAACCAAGGGATATCGCGGCGATATCATCGCTGACGAGACCATCATCGACCTGGCAGGCCAGTCTATGGGGCTAGGCAGCCGCGATACGAAACGTCGCGGTGCCGCGTACTCGGGTGCCTATTATATCCGCGATCGCGAGGATCATTCCTTGCATTCCGAGCTGGGTACCCGGCGTAGTACCAAAGGAGGTGTGGCCGTTGGCATCACTGCGGTGTGCCGCGTCGGACCACCAAAAGCGGTCTACTCGGTTGCGCCGGTGATTACGGGGATTTCGATTGATAAACCAAGCTCAGGTTCGGTGCAGGGTTTGACGCGTGCTATTCGTTTTCATCAAGAAAATGGGTTTGATCAGAGCATTAAGCGTGGCCGTTTGCCATTGCTGACCGTCGATATGGGGTATAACGTTAAGCAGAATTTCAACGATGAATTGCTGGCCGCAGGCTATGCTCCGGTGGTTCGCTATCCCAAATCCTGGCGGACCGTTTTCGCATCTGACAGCACTGCAGGTGAAGAACCTGCTAGTGGGCCACTGCAAATCGCTGGTGAGTTTTATTGTCCTGCTGCGCGTGGGATCGCAGGTGACGGCAAAATAGTTCGACGCACGATGGAGCTGCTTGGAGAGGACGATGGTTTTGAGCGCCACGATGCTCGACTCGAAGCTCTATTCCCGCTGATCATGGGGACTAATTCGAGGCCTTATCGGGCGCGTCAAGGCCGTGGCCGCCCTCGTAAGCAGGAAGACAATTCAGAGAAGCCGGTGAAAATCGATTTGGTCTGCCCTGCCGTGCAGGGGCGAGTGCGATGTCCGCTTAAACCGGCGTCGATGACGCTCGCATCCGAGGATGCCCCGGAGATTTCACCTAGCTGGAGTGCAGATCACTATAAATGCTGCTCAAAATCCAGCATTACCCACACGTTTACCTCTGAACAGTGGAAACGTGCCCAGTGGGGTCTGGTTCCTGGATCCTGGGAGCACGCAACCTATTATGAGGCAGCCCGTGCTATTACCGAGCAACGTTTTTCAATTATGAAATCCCCGCACGTTACTGGCATGGAATCGTTCAAGCGTGGTGTTCGGCGTGAGCCGATGCTCTACATCACGCTCGCGCTGTGGGTGGCCTCGACGAACCTGGCAATTCAAGAGCAATTTGAGCGGAAAACCGCAGGTCAGGACTCGATGACACGACGACTCCGCATGGTCCGTGAGGACACTGGCCGAGACCTGGCCAAGGTGCCGCCCCGGACTTAATTGTCTGGGAAATAATCTTAAACGTATGTTCTAATGCTCACCTGGACTTTTCTAGGTGGGCATTTTTCATGTCACCTCTTTGTGTTATACGCTGTCGCCGACCGGTGAGACGGTGATTTTAAGGCTGTATTTGTGCCAACAAGGGTGGGGTGTGGGTGTAGTTAATTCTCGGGAGAATTCATATCCGCAGTACGGGATACGCTTTTTGAAAAGCCATGCTGAGCTGCCATCGTGAACATCACACCACAAGGTCGAAACCGTTTGGTTTCGACCTCATTTTTGTTTTGCAGGTTCGGGATTTGGGCAGCAGAAAGCCGTCGACAAGCAATGCTTGCCGACGGAATTCCTGGAAAGGTTAGACCCTCTTAGTTAGGCAGCGGTTGCAGCTTCAGCGCCCTCGGTAGCAGCCTCGGAGGAAGAGGACAGCTCCATGCCGGAGAAGGCGTCGATCATTTCCGGGATTTCCTTGATGATGCTGAAGATTGCTTCGACGATGTCAGTGATCATGGTGTACTCCTTGAGTGGATGTGATTGGAAACTTCCTCGTTTCTGAGGAGGCGATTCATAGCTTAAGCAGGCTTTTTAGGCCTGAAAACCGGTACACCAAAGGACACACCAGGAGTGTACGAAAGTAGATAGCCCTTTTCCCAGCATATGGAATTAGGGTCGGCTAACTTGGGTACTTTTGGACACCCCCGATCAGAAGGGCGGCGGGGGAACGTCATCTTTTTCGACGGTCGGTTCTGGATCTGGCTCCTGTTCGGGATGTGCTGCGTCGTAGGCAAACCGCCGGCGACTGGCGACGGCCTGGGCAAACGTCTGCGCCCAATTCTTCTGTCGCGGTGCTAGGGGACCGGTGGGTTCGGTGGTCTTCCAGGTGCCATCGTCGAAAAGCCAGACGATATCGCCAGTCCACGGGTCCATGATGTAGTTCGCCGTGCCATCGGTCTTGATGTTGTGGTGATGCTGGCACAGGCACGCGAGGTTGTGCGGCGCGGTCGGGCCACCGTCGGAAAAATTGACGCGATGGTCAGTCTGGCAGAACTCCGCGCGGCGATTGCAGCCCGGGTAGCGGCAAGTACCGTCGCGACCTTCGACGAAACGGCGAATCTGCTCTGGGGTGATATAGCGCGGGCTTTCCATGAACGGGTCCATCACGCGGCGGGTACCTTCCGGCAGGGACTCGCCGGTCATCCAGCCGTGGCCTGGCACAAACGCTGGCGCATTCGGGATGTCTTCGTTCTTGTAGACATTGATGACCACGTTTGGGTCTGGCTTGGCCTTGCCGGTAATCAGCATGATGAGCGCCTCGGCTTGCGTGACTTCCTCCCGCTCGGCAACCAGGCGCACCTGCTTATCGATGCTCGCAATCAACAACGTATCTCCCTCCAGCGTCAACATGGAGGTGCGATCACCGAGCGGAGTGACCTCGTAGCGCGGCTTGCGCTGGGGATTTTCCAGCGTGATGGTGTCATCGACTGCGTTAACGATGTCGTTGAGGCGACGCTTCAGGTTCGCCTTGGTCGGTGGGGCCTGGTTGGCACGCTTTGGGGTTAAATAGCTGACGAGGAGCTCGTCGATGCGCTCGAGGACATCGGGAAGCGGCTGGCCCAACTTGTTGAGCGAGGTGTCGATAGCAATGAGCCGATCGAGGTCCAGCACGCACTGTGCGCGCTGCAGGGATTCGAGCTTGGGTAGTTCGGTTAAGCGGTGGAAGGCACAAAAGATCTTAGAGATGCGGTTTTGGCCGGTTCCGGTTTGGGAGTAGAGACGTTGGGTGGCTAATTCGAAATCAGTTTCGAGATCTGGAACATGGGATTCCCAGAAATCGATTTCTTGTTGTCGGAGTCTTTGGGCTGCTAATGCGGTTGGATCGGTCGGGCTAAGGTGTGAGTAATAAGGCTCTGACATGAGAGATAACCTAAGTATCGTTAGAACGAACTTTCGAAAACTAGCTTAGACTATCTCCCGGACATCTGCAGTGTGAGCAGCGTTTTCCCTGTTCGCCAGAGCTAAAAGCTCAGCGACGAAAGGTTCTGAATTAGCTCGGAAAGCTGTTCGATCAAGTCTTCGATCAGGGTGATGCCAGGGAAGGGTGCTGGGGCAGTTGGGTGAGTTAGATTCATGCCCTCATAGTTTAGTGGCTTAAGAATCGCGTCACTAGCTTTTCGTAGGCAGAAACGGTCAGTTCCAGGTCTTCGAGGTAGAGGTGCTCGTCGTGGCTGTGGAGCTGTGAGTTGGCGCTGGCCATGTCGCGGGCTTCGGCGTGCATCGCAAAGCCATATGCATTGCCCCCGCGGCGGCGGGCAAAGCGCAGGTCAGAACCGCCGGTGGCATGGACGGGCACGACATCTTTGTCCGGGAAGAACTCCTGAGCAGTCTTGACGATGTCGCCCCACAACAGCGTGTCCGTTGCCGATTCGGTGGCATCTTCGGTGATGAGGTGTTCGATTTCGACTTCGTCGGCGAGGTCGCCTAGTGCGGTTCGCAGGAAGTCGTCCAGGTCCTCTTGGGTCTGACCAGGGAAGGGGCGCACGTCCATCTCGAGGTAGGCGTGGGAGGGAAGCACGTTGATGGCGCCACCGGCACGCAGGACGGTCTGCGAGATGGTGGTGTGGCTAAAGGCATGGGCGTAGGCGGCGAGGTTGCCGAACTGGGAGTAGTCGCCGGTGCCATCGATAAGCGCGGCTTCCGTGTCGGGATCGAAGCGGAAGGTGCGGACGAAGCCTTCCCAAATCTCATTGGAGGCTGTGGGTGGCTCGGCAGCAGCGATGCGGCGGGCGACCTCGCCAATCTTGACGATGGCAAAGTCCTTCCCATACGGCGTCGACCCGTGACCGGCATCGCCGTGTACGTGGAGTCGTCGCTGGCCAGCGCCCTTTTCGCCGACGTTAAAGGCAACGGCGCCCGGCAGATGGGAGCCACCGGTCTCCGACAGGCAGTTGCGCCAGGAAAAGGCCTCGGGGTGGTTTTCGGAAATATAGCGAATGCCCAGGCCACCGCGGGCTTCCTCGTCAGCCATACCGGCAAAGGCCAAGGTGCCGCCCGGGTTGCCGCGGCGGGCAATCTCACGCGTTACGGCTGCCATGGAGGCGGTAATAAAGAGCATGTCGACGCTGCCGCGACCATAGAGGATGCCGTCTTCGATGTGGGCGGTGAATGGCGGTTTGGTCCACTTGGGTTCATCGACAGGTACGACGTCGGTGTGTCCCAGCAGGGTCAGCGGCTCCTTGTTCGGATCGCCAGGCACGGTCACAACGATGGAGACGCGACCGGGGTGGGACTCGTAGCGCTCAATCTCGACGTTCTCGCCGGCGAAGAACTCTTCTAGGGTGTTGGCGTTGCGGACCTCTTGGCCAGAATCGGCGGTGAGGTCGTTGACGCACGCGTTTTGGATGAGTTCTTGGAGGAGGGCGAGGGTGTCATCGTAAAGCGTCATGCTCCATAGGTTAACTAAATATGCCTAGATTGGGAGATATGGATTCTGCAGCGGAACTTGCCCACCAGTCTGCGTTGCGTTCGATTGCGCGGGTGGTGGAGGAAACGACGGAGCCCACTGAGCCGACGCGGGCCTTGCAGGAGGTCACTGAACAGTTGCGCGCCGGGAAGGTGATGGTGCTGACTGGGGCGGGCGTGTCGACGGATTCGGGTGTGCCGGATTATCGCGGGCCGCAGGGGTCGTTGTCGCGGCATCGT is a window of Corynebacterium camporealensis DNA encoding:
- a CDS encoding M20/M25/M40 family metallo-hydrolase, yielding MTLYDDTLALLQELIQNACVNDLTADSGQEVRNANTLEEFFAGENVEIERYESHPGRVSIVVTVPGDPNKEPLTLLGHTDVVPVDEPKWTKPPFTAHIEDGILYGRGSVDMLFITASMAAVTREIARRGNPGGTLAFAGMADEEARGGLGIRYISENHPEAFSWRNCLSETGGSHLPGAVAFNVGEKGAGQRRLHVHGDAGHGSTPYGKDFAIVKIGEVARRIAAAEPPTASNEIWEGFVRTFRFDPDTEAALIDGTGDYSQFGNLAAYAHAFSHTTISQTVLRAGGAINVLPSHAYLEMDVRPFPGQTQEDLDDFLRTALGDLADEVEIEHLITEDATESATDTLLWGDIVKTAQEFFPDKDVVPVHATGGSDLRFARRRGGNAYGFAMHAEARDMASANSQLHSHDEHLYLEDLELTVSAYEKLVTRFLSH
- a CDS encoding HNH endonuclease signature motif containing protein, translating into MSEPYYSHLSPTDPTALAAQRLRQQEIDFWESHVPDLETDFELATQRLYSQTGTGQNRISKIFCAFHRLTELPKLESLQRAQCVLDLDRLIAIDTSLNKLGQPLPDVLERIDELLVSYLTPKRANQAPPTKANLKRRLNDIVNAVDDTITLENPQRKPRYEVTPLGDRTSMLTLEGDTLLIASIDKQVRLVAEREEVTQAEALIMLITGKAKPDPNVVINVYKNEDIPNAPAFVPGHGWMTGESLPEGTRRVMDPFMESPRYITPEQIRRFVEGRDGTCRYPGCNRRAEFCQTDHRVNFSDGGPTAPHNLACLCQHHHNIKTDGTANYIMDPWTGDIVWLFDDGTWKTTEPTGPLAPRQKNWAQTFAQAVASRRRFAYDAAHPEQEPDPEPTVEKDDVPPPPF